The following proteins are encoded in a genomic region of Leptospira ryugenii:
- a CDS encoding response regulator, with protein sequence MSSQVHVLLIEDEPGIREVIGIALQKEEILVTPCETGREGIQSLTPQIQLVILDIGLPDTNGFDVLKEIRTKSSVPVILLTAREEEIDKVLGLELGADDYIVKPFSPRELVARIRAILRRIQKPIANDSPFRIDLERKVIHYFGAQLFLSPYEYKTLSLFLKYPGRIFTREEIMDSVWTEPEDSFDRAVDTVIKNIRARCKEIKAEKDPIETRRGLGYGVKQEI encoded by the coding sequence ATGAGTTCCCAAGTCCATGTGCTTTTGATAGAAGATGAACCAGGCATCCGAGAGGTAATCGGAATTGCCCTGCAGAAAGAAGAGATTCTTGTAACTCCTTGTGAAACTGGACGAGAGGGAATCCAAAGTCTTACACCTCAGATTCAGCTTGTAATTTTAGATATCGGCTTACCAGACACAAATGGATTTGATGTATTAAAGGAAATTCGTACAAAATCGAGTGTCCCTGTAATCCTTCTCACTGCTCGCGAAGAAGAAATCGATAAGGTATTGGGTCTTGAGCTAGGTGCGGATGATTACATCGTAAAACCATTTAGCCCACGTGAGTTGGTTGCAAGGATTAGAGCAATCCTTCGGAGGATACAGAAACCGATCGCCAATGATTCGCCCTTCAGAATTGATTTGGAACGCAAAGTCATCCATTACTTTGGAGCGCAACTTTTCCTTTCTCCGTATGAATATAAAACCTTAAGTTTATTTTTGAAGTATCCTGGCCGGATATTCACTCGTGAAGAAATAATGGACAGCGTCTGGACAGAGCCAGAGGATAGTTTTGATAGAGCTGTAGATACCGTGATCAAAAATATCCGTGCAAGGTGCAAAGAAATCAAAGCAGAGAAAGACCCAATTGAAACTAGACGTGGTTTAGGCTATGGAGTAAAACAAGAAATATGA